The DNA sequence GCGAAAGCGTGAAGGTCGAGGACAAGCGGTCGACCGTCCTCGCCCAGCTGCGCCGTCAGTCGGGCACCTGATCCCGCTCACGAAGAAGCCCCCGCGATGCCAGGCATCGCGGGGGCTTTTTTGTCTCGGGAGCTCCGGGAGATGCTCCCATCGCCTGCCCGACCGACTTACTGCATGAGGCGCTTGGGTTCCGGGCGCTCTTCCTCGCGGGCGTCGACCGGGGTCCCCGGGGCGATCCGCTGTTCGGTGCGCGGCGCGTCGGTGATCTGCTTCTGGGCGTCGCTCAGGTTGCGCTTGAACTCGTTGATGCCCTTGCCGAGGGATCCGGCAATCTCGGGGATGCGCTTGGCTCCAAAGAGCAGCAGCACAATCACGAGGATGATGAGAATCTCGCCGAAGCCGAAGTTGCCGAAGTTCATGGGATGTTCCTAGAAGAGGGACCGCGCGATGAGGTAGGCGATCAAAACTCCCAGAAGGCTCAACAGCGAGACATCCAGGGCGACGGGTCCAACCGCGA is a window from the Gemmatimonadaceae bacterium genome containing:
- a CDS encoding twin-arginine translocase TatA/TatE family subunit, giving the protein MNFGNFGFGEILIILVIVLLLFGAKRIPEIAGSLGKGINEFKRNLSDAQKQITDAPRTEQRIAPGTPVDAREEERPEPKRLMQ